From Plasmodium falciparum 3D7 genome assembly, chromosome: 9, one genomic window encodes:
- a CDS encoding regulator of chromosome condensation-PP1-interacting protein, whose amino-acid sequence MVSIEKKGSKIHVFLINNPKENDKKKEDALSNTKDNNISKENKGDKNEKNINNNEEIVKGDEKDSNEHKSNERVEEIITHKIYHPQVKIVKVSCGKRIIGFLSASGKIYCWHLNELNDFDKNVPYLLVDNIIKHKFIHDVSCGENHIAFLSKEGELFTYGDNTYAQLGISYNSNNNNNNNIDHNNNNNIDNNNNNNIDNNNNNNIDNNNNNNIDHNNNNNIDHNNNNICCNDDGILDLNTFNKLYNNNNNNNKLKNYKKYKVHKVNTQNNIVKCAYASDKFTLFLTIEGILYGVGLINEHLLKGDMNKDKINKILTKPHVINTNNISFKKISIGHNFILGVDMHNDVYSWGKNEKGVLGHTNNANDSHYPKKIDNLSKANFISAGKICICITSDEDIYIWGDNYGNKPNLIKNKFDSMHINNNFLIGISPQKNIWVKNIHNLSHGYYINNLKINLCSSYDNLIIGVENLDINSKENYNKHLHVSTSQTKNEISKIQNITQNNSDLHADISDKKNSIDIVNTHISMVSDEVKGNDQNDLEKLNMDEMKIEKIDTKGDGDKIKDGDKIKDGDKIKDGDDIKDGDDIKDGDDIKDGDKIKYGDNINDDDNTNDDDNIKDGDKIKYGDGKNNVVVNLSDKNIDSSDVKSANDTYSQKSEKNIHNKKIDDIFKESNTQFHNEKEIYSFFTNDVYEKNSFLQNDNKSKIEKNKKETYLLENSLKENNPNISMNNNETNNKCNDYHTSNCNIKDNNINTYTNDDIKFSLLNVEDASVDFNINNSKKEKDPKNNEEVGVNLDVRKNILENNMKNDTFNNKNNVTINDEQNDSEEYIYNSKQDDVSCDDSSVNKDIRKNNYEGIPVVEVQDDEYYEENEQDNDDDDDDDEDDGEDDDDDEDDDDEDDDHHHDDNNDDNKYHIVNYDDDTNNEYEDEESFLSTNFYGEKNNSDNINHKNIIIINKKVSDKDNIVLKSSLKKSSSSDGIKKSVSFSKYVYDLAKNNYEPMNFKSFDDITMSEMDQDDNINVTIPEHTFSQSTNKKIYEKDMNNDTSDNTLDTINNYESTFEMKDNLKEKKDNQGKDLLNSHKQNEKEVIQINHLITNMNKNNTLKEELKNNNNHYEYVKKNINEDICKNDVNNLGTDSTKNNFGVTPSLDSTKNNFGVTPSLDSTKNNFGVTPSLDSTKNNFGVTPSLDSTKNNFGVTHNLDSTKNNFGVTPNLDSTKNNFGVTHNLDSTKNNFGVTPSLDSTKNNFGVTPSLDSIIKFSDEEKEQIYNKTLNNTFYNTKESNKFIEEEKKKVNISLDPNKDNKDNNNINNNYEEIHKDGYILRNYRTNENMEEQKKNNSFFLINQNININSNINKKHMDELGLIHNNNNNKYVNDESKYTFINIEEGKQDNEKENHINEPNVKNNFIHIENVKNKKKYIYTESFMKNNNNNNIYDNNNSNNYIYDNYTNVMKNKIKTCCTKYTYKNVLKNRHKIYNTNYDYVNIRRGKNIKFVLTNCNYKTNVLKVKHSMKKTKKNVIIQNKMYDLLKKLKNKDHNIKLLYNHLYLIKQREAHILRVRNYKVGYLNKGNHISRKQQNNNIIKKKRSISSFSLNQQDNSNDNSDVNSFNIIKNIHYINDDIEKNKSNEYYKNVDNDDDNNSNMLKKEKKKNTKDKNTKDKNTKDKNTKDKNTKDKNTKDKNTKDKNTKDKNTNITKKNNSYMVSDNYILYNDNKKSDSNIAQKEKIIIKKKKKKNIQNDKNKNNENNLLLYEKYIINNISKPLDLDQKKWTSSIIKSKKKDENVTRKYNDDNNIVNKRSTSLDNKKKNKVVDMKYKDHLNLLKSQVNKGKNKIDEQNDQIISDNLSSSPKTKKKNIVASKKIKTTKNGIKSNKRSSSVILANELIEKRNIKNLSDDTSKKLLFMSYLNVNTQNKNYSSINYDDNNNYDDNNNYDDNNNYDDDDNNNYDDNNNYDDDDNNNNNSCSSIRRNEKKRIPLKIKRNASATFIHSVNNYKKNDETYNTFSRIKNCNYYSDTDKRKTPAHYVENISMSSYPFVENQINNKMEYEKYSKDNITKNQITSEQDKMNSLYFDEVKKIKKDDSTFSLYNNVNYGKSIVHDDNNMDHINGNDYNMKKNKISKQTNVYSLIKQKKTEKNIGTTSNRNVTKKIKEKIQKKKNETDDEHMNIVNPQRNQHETDILLFDDESKKIKKNKKENDSSTNKETKKKLLKKLWTKIEDMKNNMMEEKRKKKKNNVNDDSSSNNNNNNNNYNSNNYFNINEHRDNYDNIVINKSNNPPNYNKFNNNLIDDTQIEVENTCDKKYKILLSNVKDKLYKNKIKEEKKDKKYIRKIYKDMKHIYNEYNNMKKEKEHAKKSIEYLKFLLENTVIKSNEMLRINKNSFEHYIEKIQKENNILKNELDEESYQHHYDLQQLVCKIKELEKSKEEAINQNEEYNKKIMDLCSECDTLKKKEIELNKNIDDQKIHIEKEKKKKKYILKKIENALKIWENDYNMLKDKYNNLISSNEQVINNNEILKNEINKLKDQVCNKENIIHNKMDEINQINQKYILLTKECNLKNEYVPNESDTVYKKYKNMEEYYKKNIDNLQNELLSKQNQLRYKDERILFLQDEQKTYLKKYFNISKGLNNIMDKLKESYNINVKNEEYMEIILTNFINTIINNLEDIKEFKTNEKLKDKIIHIFDNSLKNNKLLPVHNYNNISDQNSFLKSRNGLPLSEHSSNENNITNKMNTNKNNNKNRNNNANNNYNNQDNTLNCTTNNVLNSSNNSKNQHLQKMVIEEMDDILNLLEEIKENQLSHNDLLSVKNKTVQVTNELVDINKNENNYNNGEEFNSNNIYDDHHCSIDSNENSDYLKNVYDQDVQNVPCDMNMKCEKRKYKNINSNVHHNLRKGKNKMNQSEINNSVSNMGNDTIKREDQHGKHSQHGKHDQHGKHDQHGKHDQHGKHDQHGKHDQHGKHDQHGKHDQHGKHDQHGKHDQHGKHDQHGKHDQHGKHDQHGKHNQHDQHDQHDQHGKHNQHDQHDQHDQHDELLNMDEQQTDGHMIFPNVRKKHKNEGTNKKGNRKYINASNLEHVNSNGINKKHDEQYLGTQIRELSSYDIKNNMSNNEKVNLKGPLPNQMSSYIKKNKEKQLKEKETEERRNLDQERNRDDICLSDHIDYCNNKDYSNNHNFFDDQNICDDQNICDDQNICDDQNICDDQNICDDQNICDDQNICDDQNICDDQSFCDDQNICDDQSFCDDQSFCDDQSFCDDQSFCDNQSFCDNQSFCDDQSFFEPQMNHKKTQLKEITNNHLSSNDKNEKTEKKNLKNHINYTTKKTVSKNITNEQELYKNCKRKEKKKLFNDMLDKIFDTPMDNTSMNKNMSNIQNLIENNIKNIYGTEDY is encoded by the coding sequence ATGGTATCTATAGAAAAGAAAGGAAGCAAAATACATGTGTTTCTTATAAATAATCCTAAGgagaatgataaaaaaaaagaagatgcATTAAGTAAtacaaaagataataatataagcaAAGAAAATAAGggtgataaaaatgaaaagaatataaataataatgaagaaattgTAAAAGGTGATGAGAAAGATAGTAATGAACATAAGAGTAATGAAAGGGTTGAAGAAATCATTactcataaaatatatcatccACAAGTAAAAATTGTAAAGGTAAGTTGTGGAAAAAGAATAATTGGTTTTCTGTCAGCGTCaggtaaaatatattgttgGCACTTGAATGAATTAAATGATTTTGATAAGAATGTACCATATTTATTAgtagataatataataaaacataagtTTATACACGATGTTAGTTGTGGTGAAAACCATATAGCTTTCTTATCTAAAGAAGGAgaattatttacatatggTGATAATACCTATGCCCAACTAGGAATATCATATAAcagcaataataataataacaacaatattgatcataataataacaacaatattgataataataataacaacaatattgataataataataacaacaatattgataataataacaacaacaatattgatcataataataacaacaatattgatcataataataataacatttgtTGTAATGATGATGGTATACTTGATCTAAATACTtttaacaaattatataataataataataataataacaaattaaaaaattataaaaaatataaagtacACAAAGTGAatacacaaaataatattgtaaAATGTGCATATGCTTCAGACAAATTTACACTATTTTTAACCATTGAAGGTATTTTATATGGTGTTGGtttaataaatgaacatTTACTTAAAGGAGATAtgaataaagataaaattaataaaatattaacaaaaccacatgttataaatacaaataatatatcttttaaaaaaatttccaTAGGACATAATTTTATTCTAGGTGTAGATATGCACAATGATGTATATTCCTGGgggaaaaatgaaaaaggcGTGTTAGGACATACTAATAATGCCAATGATTCTCATTatccaaaaaaaatagataatCTATCTAAAGCCAACTTTATTAGTGCAGGAAAAATATGCATATGTATAACATCAGacgaagatatatatatatggggTGATAATTATGGGAATAAACCAAacttaattaaaaataaatttgatTCTAtgcatattaataataattttcttatTGGTATATCcccacaaaaaaatatatgggtaaaaaatattcataatctCTCACAtggatattatataaataatcttAAAATAAACTTGTGTTCGTCAtatgataatttaataataggAGTAGAAAATTTGGATATCAACTCTaaggaaaattataataaacatCTCCATGTTTCAACTAGCCaaacaaaaaatgaaatcaGTAAGATACAAAATATTACCCAAAATAATAGTGATTTACATGCAGATATTtctgataaaaaaaattccatCGATATTGTTAATACGCATATTAGTATGGTGTCTGATGAGGTAAAGGGAAATGATCAGAACGATTTGGAAAAACTTAATATGGATGAAAtgaaaattgaaaaaatcgACACCAAAGGAGATggtgataaaataaaagatggtgataaaataaaagatggtgataaaataaaagatggTGATGACATAAAAGATGGTGATGACATAAAAGATGGTGATGACATAAAAGATggtgataaaataaaatatggtGATAAcataaatgatgatgataacacaaatgatgatgataacatAAAAGATggtgataaaataaaatatggtGATGGCAAAAACAATGTTGTCGTCAACCTTTCTGATAAGAATATCGATTCATCAGATGTCAAATCGGCAAATGATACTTATTCTCAAAAAAGTgagaaaaatattcataataaaaaaattgatgatatatttaaagaatcAAATACACAATTtcataatgaaaaagaaatatattccttttttacaAATGATgtgtatgaaaaaaatagttttctacaaaatgataataaaagcaaaatagaaaaaaataagaaagaaacatatttattagaaaatagtttaaaagaaaataatccAAATATTtctatgaataataatgaaacaaataataaatgtaatgATTACCATACATCTAattgtaatataaaagacaataatataaatacctatacaaatgatgatataaaattctCTTTATTAAATGTTGAAGATGCATCTGtagattttaatataaataatagtaaaaaagaaaaggatcccaaaaataatgaagaggTGGGGGTAAATTTAGatgtaagaaaaaatattttggaAAATAACATGAAAAATGatacttttaataataaaaataatgttacCATAAATGATGAACAAAATGATAgtgaagaatatatatataattctaaaCAAGATGATGTTAGTTGTGATGATTCAAGTGTGAATAaagatataagaaaaaataattatgaaggGATACCCGTAGTTGAAGTACAAGATGATGAATATTATGAGGAAAACGAAcaagataatgatgatgatgatgatgatgatgaagatgatggtgaagatgatgatgatgatgaagatgatgatgatgaagatgatgatcaTCATCATGATGATAACAacgatgataataaataccATATTgttaattatgatgatgatacaAATAACGAATATGAAGATGAAGAAAGTTTTTTATCTACAAATTTTTATGGAGAAAAAAACAATtcagataatataaatcataaaaatattattataattaataaaaaagtatCCGACAAAGATAATATTGTTTTAAAATcatctttaaaaaaatctTCAAGTAGTGatggtataaaaaaaagtgtgTCCTTTTCTAAGTATGTATATGATTTAGCTAAGAATAATTACGAACCTATGAATTTTAAATCTTTTGATGATATTACTATGTCCGAAATGGATCAAGACGATAACATAAATGTTACAATACCTGAACATACATTTAGTCAatcaacaaataaaaaaatatatgaaaaggaCATGAATAATGATACTAGTGATAACACTTTAGATAccataaataattatgaatcAACATTTGAAATGAAGGACAatttaaaggaaaaaaaagataatcaAGGTAAGGATTTATTAAATAGTCACAagcaaaatgaaaaagaagttATTCAAATAAATCATCTCATaacaaatatgaataaaaataacactCTAAAGGAAGaactaaaaaataataataatcattatgAGTatgtaaaaaagaatataaatgaagatatatgtaaaaatgatGTGAATAATTTAGGAACGGATagtacaaaaaataattttggtGTAACACCCAGTTTGGATagtacaaaaaataattttggtGTAACACCCAGTTTGGATagtacaaaaaataattttggtGTAACACCCAGTTTGGATagtacaaaaaataattttggtGTAACACCCAGTTTGGATagtacaaaaaataattttggtGTAACACACAATTTGGATagtacaaaaaataattttggtGTAACACCCAATTTGGATagtacaaaaaataattttggtGTAACACACAATTTGGATagtacaaaaaataattttggtGTAACACCCAGTTTGGATagtacaaaaaataattttggtGTAACACCCAGTTTGGAtagtattataaaattttctgatgaagaaaaagaacaaatatataacaaaactTTGAACAATACCTTTTACAATACAAAGGAgtcaaataaatttattgaggaggaaaaaaaaaaggttaatatttctttagaTCCAAACAAGgataataaagataacaataatataaataataactaTGAAGAAATTCATAAGGATGGATATATTCTTCGTAATTATCgtacaaatgaaaatatggaagaacaaaaaaaaaacaattcgttttttcttataaatcaaaatataaatataaatagtaatataaataaaaagcaCATGGACGAATTGGGTTtgattcataataataataataataaatatgtaaatgatGAATcgaaatatacatttattaatattgaaGAAGGAAAACAAGATAATGAAAAGGAGaatcatataaatgaacCAAATGTtaagaataattttatacatattgaaaatgtaaaaaataaaaaaaaatatatatacacagaaagttttatgaaaaataataataataataatatatatgataataataatagtaataattatatatatgataattatactAATgtgatgaaaaataaaatcaagACGTGTTgtacaaaatatacatataagaatgttttaaaaaatagacataaaatatataatacaaattatgattatgttaatattagaagaggaaaaaatataaaatttgtcTTAACAAATTGTAATTATAAGACTAATGTTTTAAAAGTTAAACATAGTatgaaaaaaacaaagaaaaatgtgataatacaaaataaaatgtatgacttgttaaaaaaattaaaaaataaagatcataatataaaattattatacaatcatttatatttaataaaacaaagGGAAGCACATATTTTAAGAGTAAGGAATTATAAAGTAGGATATCTAAATAAAGGGAATCATATTTCTCGTAaacaacaaaataataatattattaaaaagaaaagaagtatatcttctttttctttaaatcAACAAGATAATTCAAATGATAATTCGGATGttaattcatttaatattataaaaaatattcattatataaatgatgatatagaaaaaaataaatcgaatgaatattataaaaatgtagataatgatgatgataataatagtaatatgttgaagaaagaaaagaaaaaaaatacaaaagacaaaaatacaaaagacaaaaatacaaaagacaaaaatacaaaagacaaaaatacaaaagacaaaaatacaaaagacaaaaatacaaaagacaaaaatacaaaagacaaaaatacaaatataactaaaaagaataattctTACATGGTTTcagataattatatattatataatgataataaaaaaagtgatAGTAATATAgcacaaaaagaaaaaattataataaaaaaaaaaaaaaaaaaaaatatacaaaatgataaaaataaaaacaatgaaaacaatttgttattatatgaaaaatatattattaataatataagtaaACCGTTAGACTTGGATCAAAAAAAATGGACATCTAGCATTATtaaatccaaaaaaaaagatgaaaatgtTACAAGgaaatataatgatgataataatattgttaataaAAGGAGTACATCACttgataacaaaaaaaaaaataaagtagtAGATATGAAATATAAGGATCAtctaaatttattaaaatcacAAGttaataaaggaaaaaataaaatagatgaACAAAATGATCAAATTATTTCAGATAATTTGTCTTCATCaccaaaaacaaaaaaaaaaaatattgtagcatcaaaaaaaattaaaactacaaaaaatggaataaaatcaaataaaagaAGTAGTTCTGTTATATTAGCGAATGAATTaattgaaaaaagaaatattaaaaatttgtcGGATGATacatcaaaaaaattattatttatgtctTACTTAAATGTTAatacacaaaataaaaattattcttctattaattatgatgataataataattatgatgataataataattatgatgataacaataattatgatgatgatgataacaataattatgatgataacaataattatgatgatgatgataacaataataataatagttgtAGTAGTATTAGaaggaatgaaaaaaaaaggataccCTTAAAAATTAAGAGAAACGCATCAGCAACATTTATCCATAGTgtcaataattataaaaaaaatgacgaAACATATAACACCTTCTCAAGAATTAAAAATTGTAATTACTATTCCGATACagataaaagaaaaacaccTGCACATTATGTAGAAAATATCAGCATGTCATCTTACCCTTTTGTTGAAAATcagataaataataaaatggaatatgaaaaatatagtaAGGATAATATAACTAAAAATCAAATCACAAGTGAACAAGATAAAATGAATTCCTTATATTTTGATGAGgtgaaaaagataaaaaaggaTGATTCCACATTTTCTCTATATAACAATGTTAATTATGGTAAGAGCATAGttcatgatgataataacatGGACCATATTAATggtaatgattataatatgaagaagaataaaataagCAAACAAACAAATGTATATTCATTAATTAAACAAAAGAAAACAGAAAAGAATATAGGAACTACATCGAATAGAAATGTTACCAAGAAGATTAAAGAAAAgattcaaaagaaaaaaaatgaaactgATGATGAACATATGAATATTGTGAATCCACAAAGGAATCAACACGAGACCGACATTCTTCTATTTGATGATGAAagtaaaaagataaaaaagaataagaaagaaaatgataGTAGTACTAATAAGGAAACTAAAAAgaagttattaaaaaaattatggacAAAAATAGAAGacatgaaaaataatatgatggaagaaaaaagaaaaaaaaaaaaaaataacgtaaatgatgatagtagtagtaataataataataataataataattacaatagtaataattattttaatattaatgaacATAGAGACAACTATgataatattgttataaataaaagtaataatcctcctaattataacaaatttaataataatttaatagatGATACACAAATTGAAGTCGAAAATACATGTGATAAAAAGTATaagatattattatctaatgtgaaagataaattatataagaataaaataaaagaagaaaaaaaagataagaaatatataagaaaaatatacaaagatatgaaacatatttataacgaatataataatatgaagaaagaaaaagaacaTGCAAAAAAAAGTATTGAATATCTgaaatttttattagaaaATACTGTAATAAAAAGTAATGAAATGCTtcgaattaataaaaattcttttgaacattatatagaaaaaattcaaaaagaaaataatattttaaaaaatgaattagaTGAAGAATCCTACCAACATCATTATGATTTACAACAACTAGTTTGTAAAATAAAGGAATTAGAGAAATCTAAAGAAGAAGCTATAAACcaaaatgaagaatataataaaaagataatGGATTTATGTTCCGAATGTGAtactttaaaaaagaaagaaatagaattaaacaaaaatatagatgatcagaaaatacatatagaaaaagaaaagaaaaaaaaaaaatatattttaaaaaaaatcgaAAATGCTTTAAAAATATGGGAAAATGATTACAATAtgttaaaagataaatataataatttaatatcatCAAACGAACaagttataaataataatgagatattaaaaaatgaaataaataaattaaaagatcAAGTGtgtaataaagaaaatattattcataataagATGGATGAAATTAAtcaaataaatcaaaaatatatattattaacaaaaGAATGTAAtctaaaaaatgaatatgtaCCTAATGAATCGGATAcggtatataaaaaatataaaaatatggaagaatattataaaaaaaatatagacaaTTTACAAAATGAGTTATTATCTAAACAAAACCAATTAAGATATAAAGATGAacgaattttatttttacaagatgaacaaaaaacttatttaaaaaaatattttaatatatctaaaggattaaataatattatggataaattaaaagaaagttataatattaatgtgaaaaatgaagaatatatGGAAATAATTCTTaccaattttattaatactattataaacaatttagaagatattaaagaatttaaaacaaatgaaaaattaaaagataaaattattcatatatttgataattcattaaagaataataaattattacctgttcataattataacaatatatctGATCAGAATAGTTTTCTTAAATCAAGGAATGGACTACCTTTATCTGAGCATAGTAGTAATGagaataatattacaaacaAGATGAACACAAATAAAaacaacaataaaaatagaaataataatgctaataataattataataatcaagaCAATACTTTAAATTGTACAACAAATAATGTACTCAACTCTTCTAATAATTCAAAGAATCAACATCTCCAAAAAATGGTCATAGAAGAAAtggatgatatattaaatttgttagaagaaattaaagaaaaccAATTATCTCACAACGATTTATTATccgtaaaaaataaaacagtCCAAGTAACAAATGAGCTTGTAGATATTAATAAGAacgaaaataattataataacggTGAAGAATTTAATAgtaataacatatatgatGATCATCATTGTTCTATAGATTCTAATGAAAACAGTGATTATCTCAAAAATGTATATGATCAAGACGTGCAAAATGTACCATGTGACATGAATATGAAATgtgaaaaaaggaaatataaaaatattaatagtaatgtGCACCATAATTTAAGAAaagggaaaaataaaatgaatcaATCGGAAATTAATAATTCTGTATCTAATATGGGTAATGATACAATAAAACGTGAGGATCAACATGGTAAACACAGTCAACATGGTAAACATGATCAACATGGTAAACATGATCAACATGGTAAACATGATCAACATGGTAAACATGATCAACATGGTAAACATGATCAACATGGTAAACATGATCAACATGGTAAACATGATCAACATGGTAAACATGATCAACATGGTAAACATGATCAACATGGTAAACATGATCAACATGGTAAACATGATCAACATGGTAAACATGATCAACATGGTAAACATAACCAACATGATCAACATGACCAACATGATCAACATGGTAAACATAACCAACATGATCAGCATGACCAACATGACCAACACGATGAGCTACTAAACATGGATGAACAACAAACAGATGGTCATATGATATTCCCAAAtgtaagaaaaaaacataaaaatgaaggaACCAATAAAAAAGGCAATCGAAAGTATATAAATGCTTCCAATCTAGAACATGTTAATAGTAAtggtattaataaaaaacacGATGAACAATATTTAGGAACACAAATAAGGGAATTAAGTTCTTATGatatcaaaaataatatgagtaATAATGAGAAAGTAAATCTCAAAGGACCCTTACCAAACCAAATGAGcagttatataaaaaaaaataaagaaaagcaattaaaagaaaaa